One Turneriella parva DSM 21527 genomic region harbors:
- the ribB gene encoding 3,4-dihydroxy-2-butanone-4-phosphate synthase: protein MLKRLKSLPLLRKTKSGITDVETALAHFRAGKMLVVTDSEDRENEGDLVLSAEDTTPEAVNFMAKFGRGLICVPVTAGRAKDLNLQPMVKRNEDVRRTAFTVSVDAKEKTSTGISAHDRYFTIKKLADPASRSRDFMRPGHIFPLVARDGGVLVRAGHTEAAVDLCRLTGKQPVGVICEIMNSDGTMARMPDLMKFAREHKLPILTIEALIEYRRRSEQTVSLVNQGKLKTRWGEFTAYYFNSATDDNVHVALTLGKVSGSSPVLVRVHREDVLADVFQSPTRKNYMDIDSAMQSLLKAKKGVFIFLGQKSSQIFTGDAGSGDSNLRQYGIGAQILGHLGVKKIRLLTNNPRRIVGLDAFGLEVVGTVAH, encoded by the coding sequence ATGCTGAAAAGACTGAAGTCACTGCCGCTTCTCAGAAAGACTAAGTCGGGTATAACCGACGTTGAAACCGCGCTCGCGCACTTTCGCGCGGGCAAAATGCTCGTCGTTACAGATTCAGAAGACCGCGAAAACGAGGGTGACCTCGTGCTTTCGGCCGAAGACACCACCCCCGAGGCCGTGAACTTTATGGCCAAATTTGGCCGCGGGCTTATATGCGTGCCTGTCACAGCCGGGCGCGCAAAAGACCTGAACCTTCAGCCGATGGTCAAGCGCAACGAAGATGTGCGCCGTACAGCCTTCACCGTAAGCGTCGACGCGAAAGAAAAAACTTCGACGGGTATCTCGGCTCACGACCGCTATTTCACCATCAAGAAACTTGCCGACCCCGCTTCACGCTCACGCGACTTCATGCGTCCCGGGCATATATTTCCGCTCGTGGCACGCGACGGCGGCGTGCTGGTTCGCGCCGGCCACACCGAAGCTGCTGTCGACCTCTGCCGTCTCACAGGCAAACAACCCGTCGGCGTCATCTGCGAGATCATGAACAGCGACGGCACCATGGCGCGCATGCCCGACCTGATGAAATTCGCGCGCGAGCACAAACTGCCGATTCTCACGATCGAAGCTCTGATCGAATACCGCCGCCGCAGCGAACAGACGGTATCGCTCGTGAATCAGGGAAAACTGAAAACACGCTGGGGCGAATTCACCGCCTATTACTTCAATTCGGCAACAGATGACAATGTGCACGTGGCGCTGACACTGGGCAAGGTCAGTGGCAGCTCACCCGTTCTGGTTCGGGTGCACCGCGAAGATGTACTTGCCGACGTCTTTCAAAGCCCGACCCGCAAAAACTATATGGACATCGACAGCGCGATGCAGTCGCTGCTCAAAGCAAAAAAAGGCGTCTTTATCTTTCTTGGCCAGAAGTCGTCGCAGATTTTCACGGGCGATGCCGGCAGCGGCGATTCGAACCTGAGGCAATACGGCATCGGCGCGCAGATTTTAGGTCACCTCGGCGTCAAAAAGATACGTCTGCTGACAAATAACCCGCGCCGCATTGTCGGGCTCGATGCTTTCGGTCTCGAAGTCGTCGGGACAGTCGCGCACTAA
- a CDS encoding UbiA-like polyprenyltransferase, producing the protein MLGQIAHFLRMIRFSHTLFALPFAVAQLAVIAVRYADRVTITWQNSILIVIAFTAMRSFAMAANRLIDREIDARNPRTANREIPAGKLSAAAVGTFGVVSLAALLCSAWLLAPIAAFLALPAATIVATYSYAKRFTWLCHLWLGVAISMAPIAVSIALLQTVTPESWFMALTLCFYIAGFDILYALQDIEFDGKERLFSIPARFGAARAVIISRALHLVSLSFCAVLIAMLALSIWAWVLYGALVFLLVYEHYLVGSVKNIRFEKIPVAFFNVNSIFSLTYAATIAIGLI; encoded by the coding sequence ATGCTGGGCCAGATAGCGCATTTTCTGCGCATGATTCGTTTTTCACATACTCTGTTTGCCCTGCCCTTTGCGGTTGCACAACTCGCGGTGATTGCCGTGAGGTATGCCGACAGGGTGACGATTACATGGCAGAACTCTATCCTCATTGTGATTGCCTTTACGGCGATGCGCAGTTTTGCGATGGCGGCGAACAGGCTCATCGACCGGGAAATCGACGCGCGCAACCCGCGCACCGCGAACCGCGAAATACCAGCGGGTAAACTCAGCGCCGCAGCTGTGGGCACCTTTGGCGTCGTGTCGCTCGCCGCATTGCTGTGTTCGGCATGGCTGCTCGCGCCGATTGCCGCATTTCTCGCCCTGCCCGCTGCAACCATCGTTGCGACGTACAGCTATGCCAAAAGGTTCACCTGGCTGTGCCACCTATGGCTCGGCGTCGCGATCAGCATGGCACCGATCGCCGTTTCGATTGCGCTCTTGCAGACAGTGACGCCCGAATCATGGTTCATGGCGCTGACGCTCTGCTTCTACATCGCGGGTTTCGACATTCTCTACGCACTGCAGGATATCGAATTCGACGGGAAAGAAAGACTTTTTTCGATACCGGCCAGGTTCGGTGCGGCACGCGCAGTTATCATCAGCCGGGCATTGCATCTGGTTTCGCTCAGCTTCTGCGCGGTACTGATCGCAATGCTCGCACTCTCGATCTGGGCCTGGGTGCTTTACGGCGCCTTGGTCTTCTTGCTCGTTTACGAACACTATCTGGTGGGGTCGGTCAAGAACATACGCTTTGAAAAGATACCGGTGGCGTTCTTCAACGTCAACAGTATCTTCAGCCTCACCTACGCAGCCACGATTGCAATCGGTTTAATCTGA